AGTTCCACCAGATGTACCCGAACGTCACCATCAAACGGACCGTCGAGTCGTTCAGCGACCTGAAAACGACGCTGCGCCTTGCCTTGTCGAGCAACACCCCGCCCGATGTGGTGCAGGCCAACCAGGGCTACCCCGACATGGGCGCGTTCGTCGCCGCGGGCATGCTGCGCCCGATGAGCGATTACGCCGAGCTGTACGGGTGGAACACCTATTACCCGGAGGCCCTGCTCAAGCAGAACAGCTTCAGCAGTGACGGCAAGACCTGGCAGGGCGACACGCTGTACGGGGTGTCGCAGACCGGTGAGGTGGTCGGTGTCTTCTACAACCGCGAGTTGCTCTCCTCGCTGGGACTGGAAGCGCCGAAGACCCTGAACGACCTGAACACCGCGATGGAGGCCGCGAAGGCCAAGGGCATCCTGCCGATGGCGTTCGGCAACCTCGACAAGAGCCCCGGCATCCACCTCTACGGCGTCGTGCAGGCCGCGTTGGCGGGCGCGCCCGCGGTCATCGACCTGGTGAGCGGCAAGGGCGGCGCGTGGACCGACGAGCCGTCGCTCAAAGCCGCACAGCAGATCGCCGACTGGTCGACGAAGGGGTACCTCACCCCGGGGGCCAACGGAGTCTCGCGTGATGACGCCATCGCCGAATTCGGCCGGGGCAAGGCGCTGTTCACCATCACGGGGACCTGGATGCAGCAACCCCTGCAGGATGCCCTCGGCGACAAGGTCGGCTTCACCACGCTGACCTCCGAGCAGGGCAAGCC
This region of Mycolicibacterium goodii genomic DNA includes:
- a CDS encoding extracellular solute-binding protein is translated as MTRTRLFRFGSAVVSTLAVATLALSACAPGPSGDSGSGSAPTPTGEVSKDVAAAGPVTLTVWDQNTDGGIAEAQEKLNDQFHQMYPNVTIKRTVESFSDLKTTLRLALSSNTPPDVVQANQGYPDMGAFVAAGMLRPMSDYAELYGWNTYYPEALLKQNSFSSDGKTWQGDTLYGVSQTGEVVGVFYNRELLSSLGLEAPKTLNDLNTAMEAAKAKGILPMAFGNLDKSPGIHLYGVVQAALAGAPAVIDLVSGKGGAWTDEPSLKAAQQIADWSTKGYLTPGANGVSRDDAIAEFGRGKALFTITGTWMQQPLQDALGDKVGFTTLTSEQGKPATTGGQGLAWAITSKSAHPDVAAAYIDFITNAKAAQLLLDTGNLPTVLPSGYQPKAGTVAADIATQYRDVQEANGEVPYLDYATPTFYDTITAGMQELVGGQSTPQQFVDTLQKDYADFLASQK